The Symphalangus syndactylus isolate Jambi chromosome 16, NHGRI_mSymSyn1-v2.1_pri, whole genome shotgun sequence genome has a window encoding:
- the ZNF622 gene encoding cytoplasmic 60S subunit biogenesis factor ZNF622, translated as MATYTCITCRVAFRDADMQRAHYKTDWHRYNLRRKVASMAPVTAEGFQERVRAQRAVAEEESKGSATYCTVCSKKFASFNAYENHLKSRRHVELEKKAVQAVNRKVEMMNEKNLEKGLGVDSVDKDAMNAAIQQAIKAQPSMSPKKAPPVPAKEARSVVAVGTGGRGTHNRDPSEKPPRLQWFEQQAKKLAKQQEEDSEEEEEDLDADDWEDIDSDEELECEDTEAMDDAAEQDAEEEEAGEGPPLGAIPVTDCLFCSHHSSSLMKNVAHMTKVHSFFIPDIEYLSDIKGLIKYLGEKVGVGKICLWCNEKGKSFYSTEAVQAHMNDKSHCKLFTDGDAALEFADFYDFRSSYPDHKEGEDPSEAEELPSEKNLEYDDETMELILPSGARVGHRSLMRYYKQRFGLSRAVAVAKNRKAVGRVLQQYRALGWTGSTGAALMRERDMQYVQRMKSKWMLKTGMKNNATKQMHFRVQVRF; from the exons ATGGCGACGTACACTTGTATAACTTGCCGGGTGGCGTTCCGCGACGCGGACATGCAGCGGGCCCACTATAAGACGGACTGGCACCGCTACAACCTGCGGCGGAAGGTGGCCAGCATGGCCCCAGTGACCGCCGAGGGCTTCCAGGAGCGAGTGCGGGCGCAGCGGGCCGTCGCGGAGGAGGAGAGCAAGGGCTCGGCCACCTACTGCACCGTTTGCAGTAAGAAGTTTGCCTCTTTCAACGCCTACGAGAACCACCTCAAGTCCCGGCGGCACGTTGAGCTGGAGAAGAAGGCGGTGCAGGCCGTGAATCGGAAAGTGGAGATGATGAATGAAAAGAACTTGGAGAAAGGACTGGGCGTGGACAGTGTGGACAAGGATGCCATGAACGCGGCCATCCAGCAGGCCATCAAGGCCCAGCCGTCCATGTCTCCCAAGAAGGCGCCCCCAGTGCCTGCAAAGGAGGCCAGGAGTGTCGTGGCCGTGGGTACTGGTGGCCGTGGGACCCACAACCGAGACCCGAGCGAGAAACCACCCCGGCTCCAGTGGTTTGAACAGCAGGCAAAGAAGTTGGCAAAGCAGCAGGAGGAGGACagcgaggaggaggaagaggacctGGATGCAGACG ATTGGGAAGATATTGATTCTGATGAAGAATTAGAATGTGAGGATACTGAAGCAATGGACGATGCAGCGGAGCAGGAtgcagaggaggaagaggctggGGAAGGCCCACCCCTTGGTGCCATCCCTGTCACGGACTGCTTATTTTGTTCCCATCATTCCAGCTCGCTCATGAAGAATGTGGCTCATATGACCAAAgtccacagtttctttattcctGATATAGAATATCTTTCAGATATTAAGGGACTGATTAAATACTTGG GAGAGAAAGTTGGTGTTGGCAAGATTTGCTTGTGGTGCAACGAGAAAGGGAAGTCCTTCTACTCCACAGAAGCTGTACAGGCACATATGAATGACAAAAGCCACTGTAAGCTCTTCACAGATGGCGATGCTGCTTTGGAATTTGCAGACTTCTATGATTTTAG GAGTAGCTATCCAGATCACAAGGAAGGGGAGGACCCCAGTGAGGCTGAGGAGTTGCCCTCAGAAAAGAACTTGGAATATGACGATGAAACCATGGAATTGATTCTGCCTTCTG GTGCCAGAGTGGGTCATCGCTCCTTGATGAGATACTACAAACAGCGATTTGGCTTGTCAAGAGCTGTGGCAGTTGCCAAAAATCGGAAGGCCGTGGGCCGAGTTCTTCAGCAGTACAGAGCCCTGGGATGGACTGGCAGCACAG GAGCGGCTCTTATGCGAGAGCGAGACATGCAGTATGTCCAAAGGATGAAATCAAAATGGATGCTGAAGACAGGAATGAAGAACAATGCCACCAAGCAGATGCACTTTCGGGTTCAAGTGAGATTCTGA
- the RETREG1 gene encoding reticulophagy regulator 1 isoform X3, whose product MPEGEDFGPGKSWEVINSKPDERPRLSHCIAESWMNFSIFLQEMSLFKQQSPGKFCLLVCSVCTFFTILGSYIPGVILSYLLLLCAFLCPLFKCNDIGQKIYSKIKSVLLKLDFGIGEYINQKKRERSEADKEKSHKDDSELDFSALCPKISLTVAAKELSVSDTDVSEVSWTDNGTFNLSEGYTPQTDTSDDLDRPSEEVFSRDLSDFPSLENGMGTNDEDEVSLGLPTELKRKKEWLDSSHRPSKETQSAAGLTLPLNSDQTFHLMSNLAGDVITAAVTAAIKDQLEGVQQALSQAAPTPEEDTDTEEGDDFELLDQSELDQIESELGLTQDQEAEAQQNKKSSGFLSNLLGGH is encoded by the exons CTGGGAAGTTATCAATTCCAAACCAGATGAAAGACCCAGGCTCAGCCACTGTATTGCAGAATCATGGATGAATTTCAGCATATTTCTTCAAGAAATGTCTCTTTTTAAACAGCAGAGCCCTGGCAAG ttttgtcTCCTGGTCTGTAGTGTGTGCACATTTTTTACGATCTTGGGAAGTTACATTCCTGGGGTTATACTCAGCTATCTACTGT taCTGTGTGCATTTTTGTGTCCATTGTTTAAATGTAATGATATTGGACAAAAAATATACAGCAAAATTAAGTCAGTTCTGCTGAAACTGGATTTTGGAATTGGAGAATATATTAATCAGAAGAAACGTGAGAGATCTG aagcagataaagaaaaaagtcacaaagATGACAGTGAATTAGACTTTTCAGCTCTTTGTCCTAAG ATTAGCCTCACGGTTGCTGCCAAAGAGTTATCTGTGTCTGACACAGACGTCTCAGAGGTATCCTGGACTGATAATGGGACCTTCAACCTTTCGGAAGGATACACTCCTCAGACAGACACTTCTGATG ATCTTGACCGACCTAGTGAGGAAGTTTTCTCTAGAGATCTTTCAGATTTTCCATCTCTAGAAAATGGCATGGGAACAAATGACGAAGATGAAGTAAGTCTTGGTTTGCCCACTGAGctcaagagaaagaaggaatggtTGGACAGTAGTCACAGACCAAGCAAAGAGACGCAATCAGCAGCTGGTCTCACCCTTCCTCTGAACAGTGACCAAACCTTTCACTTGATGAGCAACCTGGCTGGGGATGTCATCACAGCTGCAGTGACTGCAGCTATCAAAGACCAGTTAGAGGGTGTGCAGCAAGCACTTTCTcaggctgcccccaccccagaagAGGACACAGACACTGAAGAAGGTGATGACTTTGAACTACTTGACCAGTCAGAGCTGGATCAAATTGAGAGTGAATTGGGACTTACACAAGACCAGGAAGCAGAAGCACAGCAGAATAAGAAGTCTTCGGGTTTCCTTTCAAATCTACTTGGAGGCCATTAA